One Scylla paramamosain isolate STU-SP2022 chromosome 5, ASM3559412v1, whole genome shotgun sequence genomic region harbors:
- the LOC135100892 gene encoding trichohyalin-like isoform X17 has protein sequence MLVWQLEEELRHLRARGPSMEKQAMLVRQLEDELRHQKARGLSVEVQSQLENLSTENDHLTREVAILRETIKELELRIETQKQTLAARDESIKKLLEMLQQKGIGKEEERAMMQQMQAVFQKQLEESRLEIQKRDQEILALSAKMKTLEEQHSDYQRHITVLKESLCAKEEHYNMLQADVEEMRQRLEEKNKTIEKKTQQALQTTQERNKLNSELTELRDHMDIKDRKINVLQRKIENLEDLLREKDNQVDMARARLTAVQAHHSTSEGALSSLEEAIGDKDKQITQLREQRDRAEQERHQEQSLHERDIAEYKMKLHTLEGEVEKLQVRLERSLAEKDKLEAKLESSQSELGKAKAELEKMHGEVGKSTSDYESYRHRLTKLEMENDRLRTENERLHHDLERSHPTYGRSSIPGGSGEVERLQEKLDKCQAELRRAQTELRMNQADYERSHVEVEQLQEKVEKAQGEIYRLKARLENAQSEKDSVQEELERAQATVARQHSERERWVNEVEKLREELERSQATVGKAQIGQEKTQSSLDKVQSELDQLQERYERQSAEMRRIQAEREKHAYEFEQIQSQLDKAHGQNARQSKEREAAQHEADRLREKYEKLQTQMARLQKEREGASAEVEALNEKVDLLQTQLGKAQRDRENTYGDLELLKEKYEKTSTQLQKLMLERDDRSTEVEILKDKLEKAQSQATRAQDEKEMANREFERALEKFDKSQSENFRLQTRLESAQAEQERLQIEIEKTQVLFNKIKDEKVKLQEDYDRIQESYDRSSLQCVRAKEAEEKLKEEIERLNVDITILRERYDKTTVELRRVGSEKEKLQNDVDQLTFELERAQAQYGKAQNNQEKSQEEIARLQIEVEKYKDKYERNAIELSKVRNEKEKLQQECENIQAEMDRVLVRMGKYQENTERTKEDYEMLKIEIERVKDKLEKTQMDYERESILREKYETEVTKLKSEIDRADQHRGKYQLDYEKNKQDVEKTAAENERLRERYDTSQIELQKEKLLNEKLTEEIAALKADLDRPSSRVGKYTTQDKYEGGELEKANIEIEKLKDKYERSQIECTKSQQKVEKLESENDRLKSDLQMSQEQLERFLSAQDRNKSEVEKTTIEMNKLRDRLERMQTELTRAQSGKEKAEMEVQRLTHEMERSQQHMSKYQESNESAKIEFERMSVELEKLHERLEKSQTELRKANDAKEKIESENRKIKRDLDESKNMIGKAADYQQKYNMDLEKCKEEIIRLNKELERAKDELSKVSTEKERLNTTQEKREKMISKLETDLKQLQSERDQLVKQLEKSQDMLLNFQQELKQSESELQKTKDENKRIKTELSSTTKEMEQGAKDMLEGREKEIQKLKGQLTVKEKDFNALRTEAEKEVQRLQQEVQKAQQNAQAAQKEAGLIQREAEKELKNLIVQLQGKEKELATLRSEGEKCRLRAEKAERDAAEMTKQVKDSALKGEGETAKLQQSITSEKQRADQAELAVQEMQKQLQNMAQESQKTAHQIQQLTHENQEANKQMQQLSQQNQQAQQENATLQKQIQQSQQHIQQQTQQQHNLQQQLQNLQQQLQKQSNNPRDSPDTQRLKAELDKANTELKNSAVEKQRLQNQLELLVTELEKKQLDLHEANQKLQNGARPGNDSQAIKRQLEEQMKMVEQKVHTLEQRNKQLDEKEKTLVDLDARLNKKREQLNNMEQQLAKAQTADGATPSEATKQLSEMRRALGDKEKEIEALQKAREHAESEVKNAQSETERLLQLMQMAQEEQFAKDKTIKELQDALRGGGGGAGMKKPGAGSTPSTPAKMDGIPAGLSTASAGQMAAQAAEKATAASEAAKATLEQAKNVAQASDGSSGIENHEIDLLEMEGRQREYRLHVEQIEVDIKLKDSLINNLSDENKRQRERMEELEEEVHALEEELKKNEKIEELEQLVVVVKQKNERIEELEEALRQSVRIATDMEMEQHEDEKRKKEINEKLAKLEARLASAQNAHNLRCTSCQTVRQRLTQVETCYNQVASERQHHLQELFDMKHEALTAALSEKDAHLALLEVGGVRSSRAAQEVESLKKEKSKLVDAVKRLGEERVRLTQEYAVSNLKLDVELPDTPPPHQDPQDDTDEDSTNSRTHL, from the exons CTGGAGGAGTCCCGGTTGGAGATTCAGAAGAGAGACCAAGAAATCCTGGCGCTGTCCGCGAAGATGAAGACCTTGGAGGAGCAGCACTCGGACTACCAGCGCCACATCACCGTGCTAAAGGAGTCTCTCTGCGCCAAGGAGGAGCACTACAACATGCTTCAGGCTGAC GTGGAGGAGATGCGGCAGCGACttgaggagaagaacaagaccatCGAGAAGAAGACCCAGCAGGCCCTCCAGACCACCCAGGAAAGGAACAAGCTCAACTCAGAGCTAACTGAACTTCGTGATCATATGGATATTAAGGACAGGAAGATCAATGTCTTACAAAGAAAG ATTGAGAACTTAGAGGACCTGCTGCGGGAGAAAGACAACCAAGTAGACATGGCACGGGCAAGACTGACAGCAGTGCAGGCCCACCACTCCACATCTGAGGGTGCACTCTCCTCCCTGGAAGAGGCCATTGGAGATAAGGACAAACAGATCACACAGCTTAGGGAGCAGCGTGACAGAGCAGAGCAGGAGCGGCACCAGGAGCAATCACTACACGAGAGGGACATCGCTGAGTACAAGATGAAACTTCACACACTTGAAGGGGAGGTAGAAAAGCTGCAGGTCCGCCTTGAACGTTCACTGGCTGAGAAGGATAAGCTCGAGGCCAAACTTGAGTCCAGTCAGTCTGAGCTAGGCAAGGCTAAGGCAGAGTTGGAAAAGATGCACGGTGAAGTGGGTAAGAGTACAAGTGATTATGAGTCTTACCGCCATCGTCTCACCAAGCTTGAGATGGAAAATGACAGACTGAGGACTGAGAACGAGAGGCTCCACCACGATCTAGAGCGCTCCCACCCCACATACGGACGCTCCTCAATACCTGGAGGCTCAGGAGAAGTGGAGCGCTTGCAGGAGAAGCTAGACAAGTGTCAGGCAGAACTACGGCGAGCACAGACTGAACTGCGCATGAACCAAGCTGACTATGAGCGGTCCCATGTGGAG GTGGAGCAGCTgcaggagaaggtggagaaagcACAAGGAGAGATTTATCGCTTGAAAGCCAGATTGGAGAATGCCCAGAGTGAGAAAGACAGTGTGCAGGAAGAGCTGGAGCGTGCCCAGGCCACGGTAGCTCGGCAGCACAGTGAGAGAGAGCGCTGGGTGAATGAG GTGGAGAAACTACGAGAGGAGTTAGAGAGGTCTCAGGCAACTGTCGGTAAAGCACAGATTGGACAGGAAAAGACGCAGTCATCTCTTGACAAGGTTCAGTCTGAATTGGACCAACTTCAGGAACGATATGAGAGACAGAGTGCTGAGATGCGCAGG ATACAAGCTGAGCGTGAGAAACATGCTTATGAATTTGAACAAATACAGAGTCAACTGGACAAGGCTCATGGTCAAAATGCCAGACAATCcaaggagagagaagcagcACAGCATGAGGCAGATAGGTTGCGAGAGAAATATGAGAAGCTTCAA ACTCAGATGGCACGCCTGCAGAAAGAGCGGGAAGGTGCAAGTGCTGAGGTGGAAGCGCTGAACGAGAAGGTGGATTTGCTTCAGACGCAATTGGGCAAGGCTCAGAGGGACCGGGAGAATACGTACGGGGACCTGGAACTCCTGAAGGAAAAATACGAGAAGACCTCAACTCAGCTGCAGAAACTCATG TTGGAAAGAGATGACCGCTCAACTGAAGTGGAAATTTTGAAGGACAAGCTAGAGAAGGCACAATCTCAGGCCACACGGGCAcaggatgagaaagaaatggCCAACAGAGAATTTGAAAGGGCACTTGAAAAGTTTGACAA ATCTCAAAGCGAGAACTTTCGGCTGCAGACAAGACTAGAGTCAGCTCAAGCAGAACAGGAACGCCTTCAAATTGAGATAGAGAAAACTCAAGTTCTGTTTAATAAAATTAAAGATGAAAAGGTTAAACTTCAGGAAGATTATGATCGTATACAAGAATCATATGATCGCTCAAGTTTACAATGTGTCCGAGCTAAAGAGGCTGAGGAGAAGCTAAAAGAAGAGATCGAAAGACTCAATGTAGACATAACAATTCTCAGGGAACGTTATGATAAGACAACAGTTGAGCTCAGGAGGGTTGGcagtgagaaggaaaaattacaGAATGATGTTGATCAGCTAACATTTGAATTAGAAAGAGCACAGGCACAATATGGCAAAGCACAGAATAATCAAGAAAAGAGCCAAGAAGAAATAGCAAGATTACAGATTGAagttgaaaaatataaagataaatatgagaGAAATGCTATTGAACTCAGCAAAGTtcgtaatgaaaaggaaaaattgcaacaagaatgtgaaaatataCAAGCAGAAATGGATAGAGTACTAGTGAGAATGGGCAAGTATCAGGAAAATACAGAAAGGACAAAGGAGGATTATGAAATGTTAAAGATTGAAATAGAAAGAGTAAAGGATAAATTAGAGAAGACACAAATGGACTATGAAAGAGAATCCATTTTGAGGGAGAAATACGAGACAGAAGTGACGAAGCTTAAGAGTGAGATAGACAGAGCTGATCAACACAGAGGTAAATACCAGCTTGACTATGAGAAAAATAAGCAGGATGTTGAGAAAACTGCAGCAGAGAATGAGAGGTTACGAGAAAGATATGATACCAGTCAGATAGAGCTCCAAAAAGAAAAACTCCTAAATGAAAAACTAACTGAAGAAATTGCTGCTCTAAAGGCAGATCTTGACAGGCCATCATCTAGAGTAGGAAAGTACACAACTCAAGACAaatatgaaggaggagaattagAAAAAGCTAATATTGAAATTGAAAAGCTGAAGGACAAGTATGAGAGATCACAAATTGAATGCACAAAATCACAACAAAAGGTAGAGAAACTTGAGAGTGAAAATGATAGACTTAAGAGTGATCTCCAGATGAGTCAAGAGCAACTAGAGCGCTTCCTCTCTGCCCAGGACCGTAACAAGAGTGAGGTAGAAAAGACCACCATAGAAATGAACAAACTAAGAGACAGATTGGAACGTATGCAGACTGAATTGACTCGTGCCCaatcaggaaaggaaaaggctGAGATGGAAGTTCAGCGATTAACACATGAAATGGAAAGGTCCCAACAACACATGTCTAAATACCAAGAAAGCAATGAATCTGCCAAAATTGAATTTGAGAGAATGTCAGTGGAACTTGAAAAGCTTCATGAACGTCTTGAGAAATCACAAACTGAACTTAGAAAAGCAAATGATGctaaagaaaagattgaaagtgaaaacaggaaaatcaaGAGAGATCTTGATGAAAGTAAAAACATGATTGGTAAAGCAGCTGACTATCAACAGAAGTATAACATGGACCTTGAgaaatgcaaagaagaaataataaggtTGAATAAAGAGCTTGAAAGAGCCAAAGATGAATTGAGTAAGGTTTCAACTGAAAAAGAGAGGCTCAATACAACtcaagaaaaacgtgaaaagaTGATATCAAAATTAGAAACAGACTTAAAGCAGTTACAGTCCGAAAGAGACCAATTAGTGAAACAGTTAGAGAAGTCACAAGATATGCTCCTGAACTTCCAGCAAGAACTCAAACAATCTGAATCAGAACTGCAGAAaactaaagatgaaaataaacgaataaagaCAGAATTATCCAGTACAACAAAGGAAATGGAACAGGGTGCCAAGGATATGTTAGAaggtagagaaaaggaaattcAGAAGCTAAAAGGACAGCTTACAGTTAAAGAAAAGGATTTCAATGCTTTGCGaacagaagcagaaaaagaagttCAACGGCTGCAACAAGAAGTACAGAAGGCACAACAGAATGCTCAGGCTGCACAGAAAGAGGCTGGTCTAATacaaagagaagcagaaaaagaactAAAGAATCTGATTGTCCAgttacaaggaaaagaaaaggaacttGCAACATTacgaagtgaaggagaaaagtgcaGATTGAGAGCAGAAAAAGCTGAGCGTGATGCAGCAGAGATGACCAAGCAGGTAAAGGATAGTGCTCtaaagggtgaaggagagactgCAAAGCTTCAGCAAAGCATAACTTCTGAGAAACAGAGAGCAGATCAGGCTGAACTAGCAGTGCAAGAAATGCAGAAACAATTACAAAACATGGCACAAGAGAGTCAAAAGACAGCCCATCAAATACAACAGTTAACTCATGAGAATCaggaagcaaacaaacagatgCAACAGCTAAGCCAACAAAACCAACAAGCACAACAAGAAAATGCCACTTTACAAAAACAGATACAACAGTCTCAACAACATATACAAcagcaaacacaacaacaacataacttACAACAGCAGCTTCAGAATTTGCAACAACAATTACAGAAACAGAGCAATAACCCACGTGATAGTCCTGACACACAGAGGCTAAAAGCTGAGTTAGACAAGGCTAACACTGAACTGAAGAACTCTGCAGTAGAGAAACAGAGGCTGCAGAATCAGCTGGAGTTGCTGGTGACTGAACTTGAGAAGAAGCAG CTTGATTTGCATGAGGCAAACCAAAAGCTTCAGAACGGTGCCAGACCTGGAAATGACTCACAAGCAATCAAGAGACAGCTGGAGGAGCAGATGAAG ATGGTAGAGCAGAAGGTTCACACACTGGAGCAGAGAAACAAGCAGcttgatgagaaggagaagacgtTAGTTGACCTGGATGCTCGACTGAACAAGAAGAGGGAACAGCTGAACAACATGGAACAGCAGCTTGCCAAA GCACAAACTGCAGATGGTGCCACTCCTTCAGAGGCTACTAAGCAGCTCTCTGAAATGAGGAGGGCCcttggagataaagaaaaagaaattgaggCTTTACAAAAGGCTCGGGAACACGCTGAATCTGAGGTGAAGAATGCACAGTCAGAAACGGAGCGACTCTTACAACTGATGCAGATGGCACAAGAGGAGCAGTTTGCCAAAGACAAGACAATTAAGGAGCTGCAAGA TGCTCTTAgagggggtggtggaggtgctgggatGAAGAAACCAGGTGCAGGATCCACCCCGAGCACTCCAGCCAAGATGGATGGAATTCCTGCTGGACTCAGCACAGCCTCAGCAGGTCAGATGGCAGCACAAGCAGCAGAGAAAGCCACAGCAGCATCTGAAGCTGCAAAGGCAACGTTGGAGCAGGCAAAGAATGTTGCACAG GCATCTGATGGGAGCTCAGGTATTGAAAATCATGAAATTGATCTCCTGGAGATGGAGGGGCGACAGCGAGAGTACAGGCTCCATGTTGAGCAGATTGAAGTTGATATCAAACTGAAAGACTCCCTCATAAACAACCTTAGTGATGAAAACAAGAGACAGAGGGAACGCATggaagaattagaggaagaggTACATGCACTTGAAGAAGAGCtcaagaagaatgaaaagattgaGGAACTAGAGCAActagtggttgtggtgaagcagaagaatgaaaggattgAGGAGCTGGAAGAGGCCCTGAGGCAGAGTGTCCGCATTGCCACCGACATGGAGATGGAGCAGCATgaggatgaaaaaaggaaaaaagaaattaatgaaaag CTGGCCAAGCTTGAGGCAAGATTAGCAAGTGCTCAAAATGCTCACAACCTTCGTTGCACAAGTTGTCAGACTGTGCGGCAAAGATTGACTCAGGTGGAGACTTGCTACAACCAGGTGGCCAGTGAGAGGCAGCACCACCTTCAGGAACTCTTTGACATGAA ACACGAGGCTCTCACAGCCGCCCTGAGTGAGAAGGACGCCCACCTTGCCCTGCTTGAGGTGGGGGGTGTGAGGTCCTCCAGAGCAGCCCAGGAGGTGGAATCGctcaaaaaggaaaaatcaaaaCTTGTGGATGCAGTGAAACGTCTG GGTGAAGAGAGGGTGAGGCTGACACAGGAGTATGCTGTGAGTAACCTCAAGCTGGATGTTGAGCTTCCTGACACTCCACCTCCACATCAG GACCCACAAGATGACACTGATGAGGACTCGACCAACTCCAGGACTCACTTATAG